The following is a genomic window from Coriobacteriaceae bacterium.
CGGACTTGGAACCCTCGGGCTTGGAACCCTCGGGCTTGGTCTCGCCTGGCTTCTCCTCGGGCTTGGTCTCCTCGGGAGGCACGATGACCGTGCTCTTGGCGACAGCGGCGTCATAGGGGGAGTCAATCGTGGCATCGCCCGTGCCAATGGTCTGCCCCGCCTCGTAGACGATGCCGTCGCTGAGCTCTTCCTTGTTGCGATAGTCAATGACTTTGCCGCCTGCAGGCGTCTGGATGATGGCGTCCTTGATTTCGATGGTGCCGATCGCCTCGCCGTCCGCGCTCATGGCAAGGGCGATGATTGCCACAGTGTCTCCCTCGGCCGTGACCTTGCTGCGGACGATCGAGATGGTCGCGGGCGTGATGCCCTCGTGGGTCGATGCGTAGATGCCGATGTTCAGGCCCTCGGACTCAGGGATGATTCCGTCGTTCTGGTCTGTGCTGTAGTGGTCGGGGCCATCGCCGCCGGTCTCGGCATAGCGGGCTATTGCCTTAACAACGGAGTTGCTGATGTAGATGTGGCCACCCGCTTCGTTGGGGTTGAAGTTTCTGGTGGAGATTGCAACCGAGAGCCTGCCTTCTGCGAACGCATCTACGATTGAACCGTTCTTGATGACGATGTCGTCCTCGTCGGTGTAGAGGGCGATGACCTCCCCGCCATCTGAGCTTGCGCGGACCGTCACGGTCGCGCCATCGAGCGTGATGCCCTTGTAGGTATAGATGCCATATCCAACGCCGGTTGCGTCAAGGGATGCGTCCGTGACCGTGAGACCGCCATAGGCCTTGACGGCATAATCTTCCTTGGAGCTTGCCTTGACCTGGCTGCCGCCCGAAATCTCGATGTTGCTGTCGGCCTCGATCGCCTTGTCCTTGACGGAGCTTACCTCTACCTTGCCGCCGCCCTTTATGGTGAGGTTCTCGTTGGCATCGATACCTTCATCCTCGGTAGCCTTGGCGGTGACGGTTCCGCTGCTGTCGATTGTGATGTTGTCGTCGGCCCTGATGCCGTCCGAATCACCTGTGGCGTTAACGTTGCCCGAACCCTTGATGGTGAGATCGCCCTTGGCATCGATAGCATCGGACTCGGTGCTCGTGGCGTTGACGGTGCCAGCGCCGTCGATGTTAATGTCGCCTTCAGACCAGATGGCGTCGCTGGAAGACGTCACGTTGAGCGTACTGGACGCGTCGCCTTGGATGTTGAGCTCGGCGTTCTCGTTCGTGCCATCCACAACCTCGATACCGAGGCCGTCGTCGTTAGTGACGGTGTTGTTGCCTGAGTAGCTCACGTTGAGCTTGCCCTCGGCCACGATCGCGCCGCCGTTATAGCCGTTGAGCTTCATGTCGTCGGCGCCGTTCCACGACCAGGTGCCGGCCTCGTCGCCTGCCGCGGTGTCATACCAGGCTCCGCCGACTTCCACCCGCTCGGCCGCAAGCGAGACGCTCGGCATGAGCAGCGAGCTCACCGTGAGCGCGCATACGGCGCCCACGACGATGCGGCGGGTCACGCGGCGCCAGCTGCCGTGTGCGAGCAGCGTGCGACGGCGCACGTCGGGCTCGACAAAATGGGCTCCAGAGGTTTTGTCATTGCGCTTGGGGGTCGTGAACAAGGCGGCCATGGTTACTCCCATCCTCATAGGGCCTATGCGATTACGCCCAGCATATCTGCAGGATGTAGCCGGCGGTAGTGCCGTTTGGAGGGCAAAATGTCCAAAACTTGGGAAGCAATACATCGCGCGTCCGTGCGTTGCCTGGGCTTAAAAGAAAAGCGCGGAGCCGCTCGATGCGACTCCGCGCTTTGGCGTTCTGCTTTGGCAGCTTTGCCGTTACGCTACAAAGAAGTAGACGAGGAAGGCAAGGGCTGCGATCCACATGAGCGGCTTGATCTTGGATGCCTCGCCCTTAAAGAGCGCGACGACCACGTAGGCGATAAAGCCCAGACCAATGCCGGCAGAGATGGAGTAGGTGAAGGGCACGCCGGCGACAATCATGAACGCCGGGAAGCCCTGCGACACGTCGGACCAGTCGATCTCGGAGGCCTCGCTCATCATGAGGTAGCCGACGTAGACCAGAGCACCGCAGGTGGCGGCACTGGAAACGATGGTGACGATGGGGGAGAAGAACGCGGCGAGAATGAACAGCACGCCGGTGGTGACGGAGGTGAGGCCCGTGCGACCACCGTCGGCAGCGCCAGAGGTGGACTCGACGAAGGTAGTGATGGAGGAGACGCCCATAAAGCCACCGGCAGCAGCGGCCACGGAGTCGACGACCAGGATGGGACGGATGTCCTCGACATTGCCGTCCTCGGTCAGGAACTCGCCCTGCTTGGCGACGGCCATCGCGGTGCCCATGGTGTCGAAGAAGTCGCTCATGAGCAGCGAGAAGGCAACGACGAGCAGCATCGGGTCGGTCAGAACTTTCACGATGGCCATGTTGCCGTCGGCGGTGCTGGCAAACGGGGCGCCAAAGGTCGAGAAGTCGAGCGGTGCGATGAGGCCCTCGGGCGCATGGGTGACGCCCAGCGGGATACCGGCGATAACGGCGACGATGATGCCGATGAGCAGCGAGCCCGGCACGTTGCGGGAAGCCAGGGCAACCGTCACGACGATGGAGATGATGCCGACGATAAAGGTGGGGGAGGTGATGTCACCCAAGCCGACGAGCGTGCCGGCGCCAGCGGTGATGATGCCGGCGTCGCACAGGCCGATCATG
Proteins encoded in this region:
- a CDS encoding carbohydrate-binding domain-containing protein; translated protein: MAALFTTPKRNDKTSGAHFVEPDVRRRTLLAHGSWRRVTRRIVVGAVCALTVSSLLMPSVSLAAERVEVGGAWYDTAAGDEAGTWSWNGADDMKLNGYNGGAIVAEGKLNVSYSGNNTVTNDDGLGIEVVDGTNENAELNIQGDASSTLNVTSSSDAIWSEGDINIDGAGTVNATSTESDAIDAKGDLTIKGSGNVNATGDSDGIRADDNITIDSSGTVTAKATEDEGIDANENLTIKGGGKVEVSSVKDKAIEADSNIEISGGSQVKASSKEDYAVKAYGGLTVTDASLDATGVGYGIYTYKGITLDGATVTVRASSDGGEVIALYTDEDDIVIKNGSIVDAFAEGRLSVAISTRNFNPNEAGGHIYISNSVVKAIARYAETGGDGPDHYSTDQNDGIIPESEGLNIGIYASTHEGITPATISIVRSKVTAEGDTVAIIALAMSADGEAIGTIEIKDAIIQTPAGGKVIDYRNKEELSDGIVYEAGQTIGTGDATIDSPYDAAVAKSTVIVPPEETKPEEKPGETKPEGSKPEGSKSEGTKTTKTIAVAATGAKTTGKLAATGDASNAAIVATALAGTAAIAAGAVVSRKRS
- a CDS encoding NCS2 family permease, which codes for MDELFHVSERKSTIGTELRAGLTTFLAMAYIIAVNPAVLSGAGIDAGALACATCLGAGIMTICMGIFANRPLACASGLGINAMIAGIATTMCGGDWHVAMSVIFLEGIVILLLVLCGLREAIMDAIPVVLRHAISVGLGLFIAMIGLCDAGIITAGAGTLVGLGDITSPTFIVGIISIVVTVALASRNVPGSLLIGIIVAVIAGIPLGVTHAPEGLIAPLDFSTFGAPFASTADGNMAIVKVLTDPMLLVVAFSLLMSDFFDTMGTAMAVAKQGEFLTEDGNVEDIRPILVVDSVAAAAGGFMGVSSITTFVESTSGAADGGRTGLTSVTTGVLFILAAFFSPIVTIVSSAATCGALVYVGYLMMSEASEIDWSDVSQGFPAFMIVAGVPFTYSISAGIGLGFIAYVVVALFKGEASKIKPLMWIAALAFLVYFFVA